From a region of the Gemmatimonadaceae bacterium genome:
- a CDS encoding helicase HerA-like domain-containing protein, with product MDKKVLDAGRAAFPSAANAVTLGAIVHDGECEPSPMVSIPIPMMNRHGLIAGATGTGKTRTLQLIAEQLSQAGVPVFVADIKGDISGLGTNGASNDRITTRAKETGYDWKPSAFPVEFLSLSGSKGAQLRATVSSFGPLLLSRVLGLNETQSSVLALVFKYCDDKGLLLLDFADLRAVLQYLTTDGAAELKTYGGMSKQTVGVLLREMVELEQQGAEKFFGEPEFDLQDLMQVERDGRGLISILELQDIQDKPDLFSTFMLWMLATLYNELPEVGDIDKPKLVFFFDEAHLVFNGASKALLNQIQQVVRLIRSKGVGVFFITQSPKDIHEDVLAQLGHRVQHALRAFTPDDDKALRAAARTFPKTPYYDVEETLTTLGIGEAFITVLSPKGVPTPPFATRLIPPSSSMSPLPDDELARRVATSRQVSEYAQPIDRESARERLAARVAPALGAPAVEPQAPWQQAPTAPAAPASRRGAKEPPSTFEQVLKSPVARTVAGAVTRGIMGALFGAPRRRSPRRW from the coding sequence ATGGACAAGAAGGTTCTGGATGCAGGGCGTGCCGCCTTTCCTTCGGCGGCGAACGCGGTAACACTTGGCGCCATCGTTCACGACGGGGAATGCGAGCCATCGCCGATGGTCTCGATTCCGATTCCGATGATGAACCGCCACGGGCTGATAGCCGGGGCGACCGGAACCGGAAAAACGCGCACCTTGCAGCTGATAGCGGAGCAGCTCTCACAGGCCGGCGTCCCGGTGTTCGTTGCTGACATCAAGGGTGACATATCGGGGCTCGGTACCAACGGCGCGTCGAACGATCGCATCACTACAAGAGCGAAGGAGACAGGATACGACTGGAAGCCATCGGCTTTTCCGGTTGAGTTCCTGAGCCTTTCCGGCTCGAAGGGAGCCCAGCTGCGGGCGACGGTCTCGTCGTTCGGGCCACTGCTGCTCTCACGGGTCCTGGGCCTCAACGAGACGCAGTCGAGTGTTCTCGCGCTGGTCTTCAAGTACTGCGACGACAAAGGCCTCCTGCTTCTGGATTTCGCCGATTTGCGCGCGGTGCTCCAGTATCTCACCACCGACGGCGCCGCCGAGCTCAAGACTTACGGAGGAATGTCCAAACAAACCGTTGGCGTGCTACTTCGGGAGATGGTAGAGCTCGAGCAGCAGGGAGCCGAGAAGTTCTTCGGCGAGCCGGAGTTCGACTTGCAGGACCTGATGCAGGTAGAGCGTGACGGGCGGGGGTTGATAAGCATTCTCGAGCTGCAGGACATACAGGACAAGCCGGACCTGTTCAGCACGTTCATGCTATGGATGCTGGCGACTCTCTACAACGAGCTTCCGGAGGTTGGCGATATAGACAAGCCGAAGCTCGTGTTCTTCTTCGACGAGGCGCATCTGGTTTTCAACGGAGCGAGCAAAGCGCTGCTCAATCAGATCCAGCAGGTCGTCCGTCTGATTCGATCGAAGGGCGTAGGCGTGTTCTTCATCACCCAGAGTCCGAAGGACATCCACGAAGATGTGCTGGCACAGCTGGGCCACCGCGTGCAGCACGCATTGCGCGCATTCACTCCGGATGATGACAAGGCGCTGCGGGCAGCGGCCAGGACTTTTCCGAAGACTCCGTACTACGACGTCGAGGAGACACTGACGACACTGGGGATCGGGGAGGCATTCATTACCGTTCTCTCGCCCAAAGGAGTGCCCACGCCGCCGTTCGCGACGCGCCTGATTCCCCCTTCGTCGAGCATGTCGCCATTGCCCGACGACGAGCTCGCCAGACGCGTGGCCACTTCACGCCAGGTAAGCGAATACGCACAGCCGATTGACCGAGAGAGCGCGAGAGAACGTCTCGCGGCGAGAGTTGCCCCTGCTCTTGGTGCACCTGCTGTCGAGCCCCAGGCTCCGTGGCAGCAGGCGCCCACAGCACCGGCTGCACCGGCCAGCCGACGCGGCGCAAAGGAGCCGCCGAGCACGTTCGAACAGGTTCTCAAATCGCCCGTTGCGCGCACCGTTGCTGGTGCCGTAACTCGCGGGATCATGGGAGCGTTGTTCGGAGCGCCGCGGCGGAGATCACCGCGGCGGTGGTAA
- a CDS encoding cyclase family protein, protein MRLRDISIPLANGTPEWPGDTPFSCGWSATVAQGSSVNVSTYTTSPHVGTHADAPLHVRTGWSGSHELPLEAFYGLAAVVDVTSLSEEIEIGAINAAVGAGRVERVLLKTGNTIGSGGFPESWPRLSEACARALLGRGLRLLGVDAPSVDERHSKSLPVHKMIFSGNGCILENLDLRRITPGYYELMAFPIKMMSLDAAPVRAILRDIE, encoded by the coding sequence GTGAGACTCCGCGACATCAGCATCCCGCTCGCCAACGGAACTCCCGAATGGCCGGGTGACACACCTTTTTCCTGCGGGTGGAGTGCGACAGTAGCACAGGGGTCGAGCGTCAACGTCTCGACTTATACAACCAGCCCGCACGTTGGCACACACGCCGATGCGCCGCTTCACGTGAGGACCGGATGGTCCGGCTCACACGAGCTTCCGCTCGAGGCGTTTTACGGACTCGCCGCTGTTGTCGATGTGACAAGCCTGAGTGAGGAGATCGAGATCGGCGCGATCAATGCGGCAGTCGGCGCAGGGCGAGTCGAGCGCGTTCTTCTCAAGACCGGCAACACAATCGGGTCGGGCGGCTTCCCCGAGTCGTGGCCGAGGCTCTCGGAGGCGTGCGCTCGGGCGCTTCTCGGTCGCGGACTTCGCCTGCTCGGCGTCGATGCTCCGTCGGTTGACGAGCGCCACAGCAAGAGCCTGCCAGTGCACAAGATGATCTTCTCCGGCAACGGCTGCATTCTGGAGAATCTCGATCTCCGCCGCATTACGCCGGGCTACTACGAACTGATGGCGTTCCCGATCAAGATGATGTCGTTGGACGCAGCGCCGGTAAGAGCAATCTTAAGGGATATTGAGTAG
- a CDS encoding FAD-dependent oxidoreductase — MRSDSGHTTSVWMATDVPELPTLSHDIRTNVCIVGAGIAGMTTAYLLARAGRAVVVIDDGPIGGGETGRTTAHITAALDDYYTEIEKLHGEEGARVAAESHTAAINRIEAIASLEDIDCDFERVDGYLFLGPRDDRKLLEEELAAAHRAGLSDVELVERVPVNSFESGPALCYPRQAQFHPLKYLNGLARAIMRDGGHLFSGAHAESIQDGEPAKVTTSDGHVITADSIVVATNTPVNDWVILHTKQSAYRTYVIAARIPRESVPRGLYWDTHDPYHYVRLQEVDPLVNPSRNEELLIVGGEDHKTGQADDADERFKRLEKWTRQRFPMIQNIDFRWSGQIMEPVDYMAFIGKNPGADEHIFIATGDSGNGITHGTIAGLLLTDLILGKKNPWSKLYDPSRVTLRATTEFLKENLNVAGQYSDWATSGDVSSYDEIPPGTGAVLRRGMTKIAVYRDEQGNFHERSAVCTHLYCIVDWNSAERTWDCPCHGSRFDPYGQVVNGPAITPLSEVESGAPASQ, encoded by the coding sequence ATGCGAAGCGACTCCGGCCACACTACGTCTGTCTGGATGGCTACCGATGTCCCGGAGCTTCCGACGCTGTCCCACGACATCCGCACTAACGTTTGCATAGTGGGGGCCGGTATTGCCGGAATGACGACCGCATACCTCCTCGCCCGGGCAGGCCGAGCAGTCGTGGTGATAGACGACGGACCGATCGGGGGAGGTGAAACCGGGCGCACGACTGCCCACATAACGGCTGCACTCGACGATTACTACACCGAGATCGAGAAGCTGCACGGTGAAGAGGGAGCCCGCGTGGCGGCCGAGAGTCATACAGCCGCAATCAACCGCATTGAAGCCATCGCTTCACTCGAGGACATCGATTGCGATTTCGAAAGAGTCGATGGCTATTTGTTTCTCGGCCCTCGAGATGACCGCAAGCTCCTCGAGGAGGAGCTCGCAGCAGCGCATCGGGCCGGACTCTCCGATGTCGAATTGGTGGAACGCGTGCCGGTCAATTCCTTCGAGAGTGGGCCTGCCCTCTGCTATCCGCGGCAGGCACAGTTTCATCCTCTCAAGTATCTGAACGGTCTTGCCCGCGCGATCATGCGCGACGGCGGACACCTCTTTTCAGGTGCTCATGCGGAAAGTATCCAGGACGGAGAGCCCGCCAAGGTTACGACATCCGACGGGCACGTGATCACTGCCGACAGTATTGTCGTCGCGACGAATACACCCGTCAACGACTGGGTGATACTGCACACGAAGCAGTCGGCGTACCGAACCTACGTCATCGCAGCGAGAATTCCGCGCGAATCAGTTCCACGCGGGCTCTACTGGGATACGCACGATCCCTACCACTACGTCCGCCTTCAGGAAGTCGACCCACTTGTGAATCCTTCCCGAAACGAAGAGCTCCTGATCGTTGGCGGCGAAGACCACAAGACAGGGCAGGCCGATGACGCCGACGAGCGCTTCAAGCGCCTCGAGAAATGGACACGCCAGCGCTTTCCGATGATCCAGAACATCGACTTCCGCTGGTCAGGCCAGATCATGGAGCCCGTCGATTACATGGCTTTCATCGGCAAGAACCCCGGCGCCGACGAGCACATCTTCATTGCTACCGGGGATTCCGGAAACGGCATCACACACGGAACGATCGCCGGACTCCTTCTCACCGATCTCATCCTCGGCAAGAAGAATCCGTGGTCGAAGCTCTACGATCCCTCGCGCGTCACCTTGCGCGCGACGACGGAGTTTCTCAAGGAAAACCTCAACGTCGCCGGACAGTACAGCGACTGGGCGACCAGCGGCGACGTCAGCTCCTACGATGAGATCCCGCCGGGAACCGGCGCGGTGCTCAGACGCGGTATGACCAAGATTGCCGTCTATCGCGACGAACAGGGGAATTTCCACGAGCGCTCGGCTGTCTGCACACATCTCTACTGCATTGTCGACTGGAACAGTGCCGAACGAACCTGGGAT
- a CDS encoding VIT domain-containing protein — translation MRQSSAVHAELTNGVLRYEVTETFVNRGSGIGEADYLFPLPKGAAFQDLKLSINGELVSGETMSAAEARQIYEQIVRQQRDPALVEWMGYGLLRTRIFPIAAGEQKKVVVRFQSVAEREGDALRMDYFRGTKPGPEVRQSNPEARLAFTLTYPSDATYGNAYSPTHSLSTVRAGSKREVTVNGDGREITLLVPVRRSTAPSISMLAYAPAREPGFALITLSPPSVAPRVTDRDVTLVLDVSGSMSGVKIRQAREAGKQLLVTLRPTDRFRLVDFSTDVRTFRNEFVFATSRNVRAATEYLESLDASGSTNISGALEEALRPAVTPGRLGLVLFVTDGEPTVGERDPEVIAAHVASLRGSRRIFSFGVGAELNVSLVERLALEGRGTAHFVRPNESVERAVSIVASRLTSPVITDMRVYADGVRLLKTHPSQPSDIFAGQDFVMLARYDREGSTRLRFAGMTASGPVEWSSRVVFPAASRENSFIARLWATQRVGYLSAEKRRHGGSSEVDNEIRELGERYGIPTEFSSYLVLEPGMDPRRRQNAANAPPVLQGRLQELTISGAAAAAATAPAEAAKAKFESARASADQRAATTLSAADEASGVSRDKEGLRRAGNRLFVMRDSVWT, via the coding sequence GTGCGACAGTCGAGTGCGGTACACGCAGAGTTGACGAACGGAGTGCTCCGCTACGAAGTCACCGAGACCTTTGTGAATCGAGGATCAGGAATCGGCGAAGCCGACTATCTCTTCCCGTTGCCTAAAGGAGCGGCGTTTCAGGATCTCAAGCTCTCGATCAACGGCGAGCTGGTGTCGGGAGAAACCATGTCCGCAGCAGAGGCGCGTCAGATATACGAGCAAATCGTCAGACAGCAGCGCGATCCGGCGCTCGTTGAATGGATGGGGTATGGACTGCTCCGCACGCGAATTTTCCCGATTGCCGCGGGAGAGCAGAAGAAAGTGGTCGTGAGATTCCAGTCAGTCGCGGAGCGCGAAGGTGATGCTCTCAGAATGGACTACTTCCGTGGCACGAAGCCCGGGCCCGAAGTCCGACAGAGCAATCCCGAAGCACGGCTCGCTTTCACTCTGACTTATCCGTCGGACGCGACGTACGGCAATGCCTACTCTCCAACGCATTCATTGAGTACGGTACGAGCCGGGTCGAAGCGCGAGGTCACGGTAAACGGAGATGGCCGGGAGATAACGCTACTGGTGCCGGTCCGCCGGTCCACGGCGCCCTCGATCTCGATGCTCGCATACGCTCCGGCGCGGGAGCCCGGCTTCGCCCTGATCACGCTGTCGCCGCCTTCAGTTGCGCCGAGGGTCACAGATCGGGATGTAACGCTCGTGCTGGATGTGTCGGGATCGATGAGCGGCGTGAAAATCCGCCAGGCACGTGAAGCAGGCAAACAGCTGCTGGTTACGCTCAGGCCGACAGACCGATTCCGTCTCGTGGATTTCTCGACGGACGTCCGGACCTTCCGGAATGAATTCGTATTCGCGACATCGCGAAACGTCAGAGCTGCGACCGAGTATCTGGAATCGCTCGATGCATCGGGGTCGACAAATATCTCCGGAGCGCTCGAGGAAGCACTGAGACCGGCGGTTACCCCGGGCCGGCTCGGCCTGGTTCTCTTCGTGACGGACGGTGAGCCAACGGTTGGGGAGCGCGACCCCGAAGTAATCGCTGCTCATGTCGCGTCACTCAGAGGATCGCGCAGGATATTCTCGTTTGGCGTGGGCGCCGAGCTCAACGTCTCTCTCGTCGAGCGCCTGGCACTCGAGGGGCGTGGTACCGCGCACTTCGTGCGACCGAACGAATCGGTGGAACGCGCGGTATCCATAGTAGCGAGCCGGCTCACCAGTCCGGTGATCACCGACATGCGAGTGTACGCCGACGGTGTGAGGCTGCTGAAGACCCATCCGTCTCAGCCGTCCGACATCTTCGCAGGGCAGGATTTCGTGATGCTTGCACGGTACGACCGGGAGGGCTCGACGCGACTCCGTTTTGCCGGCATGACCGCCAGCGGGCCAGTTGAATGGAGCAGTCGAGTGGTATTTCCAGCGGCCTCACGCGAGAATTCATTCATCGCCCGACTCTGGGCGACGCAGCGCGTCGGCTACCTGAGCGCGGAGAAGCGCCGGCATGGCGGATCGAGCGAAGTCGATAATGAAATTCGTGAGCTCGGAGAGCGTTACGGCATACCCACGGAATTCTCGTCGTACCTGGTTCTCGAGCCGGGAATGGATCCGCGCCGACGACAGAATGCCGCGAATGCACCGCCTGTACTCCAGGGCCGGCTCCAAGAGCTTACGATCTCAGGCGCAGCAGCAGCAGCAGCAACGGCTCCGGCGGAGGCTGCGAAGGCGAAGTTCGAGTCAGCTCGCGCATCGGCTGACCAGCGTGCCGCAACAACTCTCTCTGCTGCCGACGAAGCATCTGGCGTCTCGCGCGACAAGGAAGGTCTTCGCCGAGCCGGCAATAGACTGTTCGTGATGAGAGACAGCGTCTGGACCGA
- the tkt gene encoding transketolase produces MPDTQLKTNLMTDMNHTASSGLDDLCINAIRVLSMDAVQKADSGHPGTPMALAPLAYVLWGRHLRFNPADPSWLDRDRFVLSAGHASMLLYSVLYLTGYDLTLDDIKHFRQWERKTPGHPEYRYTPGVETTTGPLGQGFGNAVGMAVGEALLASVFNRDGHAIMDHHTYFIASDGDLMEGVSHEAASFAGHARLGKIVGVYDDNHITIEGDTALTYSDDVAKRFESYHWHVQRVDDANDLDALDKAITLAKAEQERPSLIIVRSHIGYGSPNKHDTAEAHGSPLGEDEVKLTKEALGYPSLEPFYVAPEALDHWRKIGARGRSVQAKWQKRYESYRTTYPDVAAELERRIQGELMDGWEDLIPSFTAENGNIASRAASGIVLNAIAPKVPELVGGSADLASSTNTIVKGEPSFGPDNHAGRNFHFGIREHGMGSIMNGMALHGGVIPYGATFLIFSDYMRPPIRLASFMKVHVVYVYTHDSIGLGEDGPTHQPVEQLSALRAIPGMTVIRPADASETAEAWRVTLKNRNGPVALVLTRQKLGLIDRTKYASASGVARGAYVLADSPGGPPQVILISTGSEVALILEAHQRLEKDGIRVRAVSMPSHELFERETAEYRNSILAPGVKRIAVEAAHPMSWYRWVGDDGMIIGIERFGASAPYKDIYTHLGLTVDRIVDVAKQIVEPAASPRS; encoded by the coding sequence ATGCCTGACACACAGCTAAAGACTAACTTGATGACCGATATGAATCACACCGCTTCTTCCGGGCTCGATGACCTTTGCATCAACGCGATTCGAGTCCTCTCGATGGACGCTGTCCAGAAAGCGGACTCGGGGCATCCAGGAACTCCGATGGCGCTCGCTCCTCTCGCCTATGTGCTGTGGGGTCGGCACCTCCGATTCAACCCGGCCGATCCGAGCTGGCTCGACCGCGACCGCTTCGTCCTCTCCGCCGGCCACGCATCGATGCTGCTTTACAGCGTTTTGTATCTCACCGGTTATGACCTGACGCTCGACGACATCAAGCACTTCAGGCAATGGGAGAGGAAGACGCCGGGTCATCCCGAGTACCGGTACACGCCCGGAGTGGAAACCACCACGGGTCCGCTTGGTCAGGGATTCGGAAATGCCGTAGGTATGGCGGTGGGCGAGGCTTTGCTCGCGTCGGTGTTCAATCGCGACGGTCACGCGATCATGGATCATCACACGTACTTCATCGCTAGCGACGGCGATCTCATGGAAGGCGTGTCCCACGAGGCTGCTTCCTTTGCCGGACACGCGCGACTCGGGAAGATCGTCGGCGTCTACGACGACAACCACATCACGATCGAGGGCGACACCGCTCTCACCTACAGTGATGACGTCGCAAAACGATTCGAGAGTTACCACTGGCACGTTCAGCGGGTGGACGACGCGAACGATCTCGATGCTCTGGACAAGGCTATCACCCTCGCCAAGGCGGAACAGGAGCGGCCGTCTCTGATCATCGTGCGCTCACACATCGGTTACGGCAGCCCGAACAAGCATGACACTGCCGAGGCACACGGGTCGCCATTGGGCGAGGATGAGGTGAAGCTGACGAAAGAGGCGCTGGGATATCCCTCGCTGGAGCCATTCTACGTCGCGCCTGAAGCGCTCGACCACTGGCGGAAAATCGGTGCTCGCGGGCGGAGCGTTCAAGCCAAGTGGCAGAAGCGCTACGAGAGCTACAGGACGACATACCCCGACGTTGCCGCTGAGCTGGAGCGACGGATTCAAGGCGAGCTTATGGACGGATGGGAGGACTTGATTCCCAGTTTCACCGCTGAGAACGGAAACATCGCAAGCAGAGCCGCGTCGGGCATCGTGCTCAACGCCATCGCGCCGAAGGTACCAGAGCTCGTAGGCGGGTCGGCAGATCTTGCGTCATCGACGAATACGATCGTAAAAGGCGAGCCGAGCTTCGGTCCCGACAACCATGCCGGTCGCAATTTCCATTTCGGGATCCGCGAGCATGGAATGGGGTCGATCATGAACGGGATGGCCCTGCACGGCGGGGTGATCCCGTACGGCGCGACCTTCCTGATTTTCTCTGATTATATGCGGCCGCCAATCCGGCTCGCGTCGTTCATGAAAGTGCACGTCGTGTACGTCTACACACACGACTCGATTGGATTGGGTGAGGACGGCCCCACACATCAGCCGGTTGAGCAGTTGAGTGCCCTCCGAGCCATTCCCGGAATGACGGTCATTCGGCCCGCCGATGCATCGGAGACCGCCGAAGCATGGCGAGTCACACTGAAGAACAGGAACGGTCCGGTCGCCCTGGTGCTTACTCGGCAGAAGCTTGGCTTGATCGACCGTACGAAATACGCGTCGGCGAGCGGCGTTGCGCGTGGAGCGTATGTGCTTGCCGATTCGCCTGGCGGACCACCGCAGGTCATTCTCATCTCGACAGGATCGGAGGTCGCGCTCATTCTCGAGGCCCACCAGCGACTTGAAAAGGACGGCATCAGAGTGCGCGCCGTGAGCATGCCGAGCCACGAGCTGTTCGAGAGAGAGACCGCGGAATACCGGAACAGCATCCTTGCGCCGGGAGTGAAGCGCATCGCGGTCGAGGCAGCTCACCCGATGTCGTGGTACCGCTGGGTAGGGGACGACGGAATGATCATTGGAATCGAGCGATTCGGCGCATCGGCTCCCTACAAGGACATTTATACCCACCTCGGCCTCACCGTAGACAGGATCGTCGACGTCGCGAAGCAAATTGTCGAGCCTGCCGCATCTCCTCGGTCGTGA
- a CDS encoding ring-cleaving dioxygenase yields the protein MTGPSAGIHHVTAIASDPQRNLDFYAGILGMRLVKRTVNFDDPTTYHFYFSNAEGTPGSILTFFPWPDARRGRQGSGQVAVASFAILPSSVGFWIERFIKYHVEFSQPVSRFDEERVIAFKDPDGLMGELVAHPSAESRTGWETRSVPADHSIRGIYSVTLWQESCELTGKLLTDQLGFQAVREQASIFRYAATSGSENGSRQESIVDLRCVPGLWPGVMGAGTIHHVAFRTPDDEAQAKVRLELVALGFNVTPVIDREYFHSVYFREPGGVLFEIATDPPGFTVDEPADSLGQSLKLPQWLEPRRFEIEALLPNIRLPMMLRGPNA from the coding sequence ATGACGGGGCCATCTGCCGGCATTCATCACGTCACGGCCATAGCGAGCGATCCGCAGCGCAACCTCGACTTTTACGCCGGGATTCTCGGAATGCGCCTCGTGAAGCGCACCGTGAACTTCGACGATCCCACTACATACCACTTCTACTTTAGCAATGCGGAAGGAACGCCCGGCAGCATCCTGACGTTCTTTCCCTGGCCCGACGCCCGCCGCGGGCGCCAGGGGTCCGGCCAGGTTGCGGTTGCTTCTTTCGCAATACTTCCCAGCTCCGTTGGCTTCTGGATCGAGCGATTCATCAAGTATCACGTCGAGTTCAGTCAACCGGTGTCGCGCTTCGACGAAGAGCGCGTGATCGCCTTCAAGGATCCTGACGGGCTCATGGGAGAGCTGGTCGCGCATCCATCCGCTGAATCACGCACGGGATGGGAGACACGCTCCGTTCCGGCCGATCATTCCATTCGCGGTATCTACTCCGTCACGCTCTGGCAGGAGAGCTGTGAGCTCACGGGGAAGCTGCTCACCGATCAGCTCGGATTCCAGGCCGTGCGCGAGCAGGCAAGCATTTTCCGTTACGCAGCCACGTCAGGCTCCGAAAATGGCAGCAGGCAGGAGTCCATTGTGGACTTGAGATGCGTACCCGGTCTCTGGCCCGGAGTGATGGGCGCCGGAACCATTCATCACGTCGCGTTTCGCACGCCTGATGATGAAGCGCAGGCGAAAGTCAGGCTCGAGCTTGTGGCATTGGGATTCAACGTCACGCCTGTGATCGATCGCGAGTATTTCCACTCGGTGTATTTTCGCGAGCCCGGGGGAGTATTGTTCGAGATCGCAACAGATCCTCCCGGTTTCACAGTCGATGAGCCCGCCGATTCACTCGGTCAATCGCTGAAGCTTCCTCAATGGCTCGAGCCCCGGCGCTTCGAGATCGAAGCACTGTTGCCCAACATCCGCCTGCCGATGATGCTGCGAGGCCCGAATGCCTGA
- a CDS encoding sensor domain-containing diguanylate cyclase, giving the protein MPRKEPRAASQKLPTSVDALRSLSDAQTLANFAQNLQEGIYITNEAGEIFDVNPAFLEIFGIASLDEMKRHRVDDFVDVELRKREIALMEREGSLRNRELEIKRLDGTSRTVLDTWYQLKDPASNETLYHGILVDITERKNLETQLRQQSIRDPLTGCYNRRQLQTFYERPTAADEQWGCVYADVDNFKQYNDEYGHAAGDSVLIRMSRFLMRHVRAEEPVVRMGGDEFLIILSGADLQATERVVRRLQAAALDTGPVSFSLGWAARQGQERLEDTANRADHALIDVRIVKRPGENTRRNDSEAAGASRNN; this is encoded by the coding sequence ATGCCGCGTAAAGAACCTCGTGCCGCGAGTCAGAAACTGCCTACATCGGTGGACGCGCTGCGAAGTCTCAGCGACGCCCAGACGCTCGCCAATTTCGCCCAGAATCTTCAGGAAGGGATTTACATCACGAACGAGGCGGGGGAGATATTCGACGTGAACCCCGCTTTTCTCGAGATATTCGGAATAGCCAGCCTCGATGAGATGAAGCGTCATCGAGTCGATGACTTCGTCGACGTGGAGCTTCGCAAGCGTGAGATTGCCCTGATGGAGCGCGAGGGATCGCTCCGAAATCGCGAGCTCGAGATCAAGCGTCTCGACGGCACGTCCCGCACGGTCCTCGACACCTGGTACCAGCTCAAGGATCCGGCGTCGAATGAGACACTTTACCACGGAATCCTCGTCGACATAACCGAGCGAAAGAATCTCGAGACTCAGCTGCGGCAGCAGAGCATTCGCGATCCGCTCACCGGGTGCTACAACCGCCGGCAGCTGCAGACCTTCTACGAGCGACCGACTGCGGCAGACGAGCAATGGGGCTGTGTGTACGCCGACGTTGACAACTTCAAGCAATACAACGATGAGTACGGTCACGCGGCGGGCGACTCGGTGCTCATCAGGATGAGCCGGTTCCTGATGCGTCACGTACGAGCTGAGGAGCCGGTGGTGCGGATGGGAGGTGACGAGTTCCTGATAATTCTTTCTGGCGCGGATCTGCAGGCCACGGAACGCGTGGTCCGGCGGCTGCAGGCGGCGGCGTTGGATACCGGTCCGGTTTCGTTTTCTCTCGGATGGGCTGCGAGGCAGGGGCAGGAGCGGCTCGAGGACACCGCGAATCGAGCCGACCACGCCCTGATCGACGTTCGGATCGTGAAGCGGCCGGGGGAGAACACGCGTCGAAATGACTCCGAGGCAGCAGGCGCGTCCAGGAACAACTGA